A region of Lycium barbarum isolate Lr01 chromosome 1, ASM1917538v2, whole genome shotgun sequence DNA encodes the following proteins:
- the LOC132606949 gene encoding ylmG homolog protein 1-2, chloroplastic-like, producing the protein MASQTLILQNPNLPRTTILSHPSTLIYSKPRTISFSSRPNSLAAHILKSKKFTVSASSSTVLENPSANLSTKPSITPNPLITRSTRTITTLFAVTLAVSKLVFNKLIFNGLGQSLAYTAGPMFFAALRDQPTTGGLNTPFTVVAAGMAKWLDIYSGVLMVRVLLSWFPNIPWDRQPLSAIRDLCDPYLNLFRNIIPPIFDTLDVSPLLAFAVLGTLGSILNSSRGGY; encoded by the coding sequence ATGGCTTCtcaaaccctaattctccaaaacCCAAATCTTCCAAGAACTACTATCCTCTCTCATCCTTCAACCCTCATATACTCGAAACCCAGAACTATTTCCTTTTCCTCGCGGCCAAATTCACTCGCAGCTCACATTCTTAAATCCAAGAAATTCACAGTTTCCGCATCATCCTCAACTGTTCTCGAAAACCCATCTGCGAATTTATCCACAAAACCGTCAATTACACCCAACCCCTTAATTACTCGCTCTACGCGCACAATTACAACACTCTTTGCAGTCACGTTAGCTGTCTCGAAATTGGTTTTCAACAAATTGATCTTTAATGGATTGGGACAATCACTGGCTTACACCGCTGGCCCAATGTTTTTTGCGGCCCTTAGGGATCAGCCTACGACAGGAGGTTTAAACACCCCTTTTACTGTAGTTGCGGCTGGAATGGCGAAATGGCTTGATATATATAGCGGGGTTTTGATGGTTCGGGTTTTGCTTAGTTGGTTTCCTAATATACCTTGGGATAGACAGCCATTATCAGCTATTAGGGATCTTTGTGATCCTTATTTGAATCTCTTTAGGAATATAATTCCTCcgatatttgatactttggatgtGAGTCCACTTTTGGCTTTTGCTGTGTTGGGTACGCTTGGTTCGATTCTTAATAGCAGCAGGGGAGGATACTGA
- the LOC132626619 gene encoding protein MAIN-LIKE 2-like, protein MQHPIGEDTPQADVDRRARLYLLIIFGAILFPNTSGSHMSLRYLRYIDDLAEIGCYSWGAAVLGYMYRGFCRCSMGTRVEVPAFCSLLQIWVWTRLRPFQPIPADPPADYLTVPMPYARRWSRGVRRRMETHHSLLPFRDQLDRMTAQTVCSYFGFTRLTT, encoded by the exons atgcagcatccgattggagaggacacgcctcaggctgatgttgatcgacgtgcgcgtctatacctgctcatcatattcggggccatcctattcccgaacacttcgggttcgcatatgagcttgaggtatcttcggtatatcgacgatctcgccgagataggatgttatagttggggcgctgctgtgctgggctacatgtatcgaggattctgccgatgttctatgggcacgagggtagaggtccctgcattttgctcgcttcttcag atatgggtgtggactaggttgagaccttttcagcccataccagctgaccctcccgctgactatcttactgtcccgatgccatacgcgcggagatggtcgcgaggcgtaCGCCGACGTATGGAGACGCACCACAgccttctcccgtttagggatcagctGGACCGCATGACGGCACagacggtatgttcatattttggattCACACGCTTGACCACATaa